A genomic segment from Luteolibacter ambystomatis encodes:
- a CDS encoding MBL fold metallo-hydrolase produces MKDPGPIPNKRASYSGLLPQKGWPQRNYRFFRHRIVPGMFKKAAGEMLEPVVAPPEDGRVRITWIGHASFFLQFAGHSVMVDPNWAGWHGPVKRQIKPGLRIGDVPEVDLVLVTHAHFDHLHKPSLKTLQARNGIVVPRGSGSLVKRLGFPAVHEVKVWDELCFDTLEIIHTPSHHWGARFLHDTHRDYGGYIVRTGGKSVFHCGDSAYFEGFAEIGRRHPIDVALMPIGAYDAPSGRDVHLNPEEAVRAFADLGAKVIIPMHYGTFPLGNEPLNEPVERLLAEADRLGISDKVLIPEAGVGIEW; encoded by the coding sequence TTGAAGGATCCCGGCCCCATACCGAACAAGCGCGCTTCCTACTCCGGCCTGTTGCCGCAGAAGGGGTGGCCGCAGCGGAACTATCGCTTTTTCAGGCACCGCATCGTGCCCGGAATGTTCAAGAAGGCGGCGGGGGAAATGCTTGAACCCGTGGTGGCTCCACCGGAGGACGGACGGGTGCGTATCACCTGGATCGGTCACGCATCGTTCTTTCTCCAGTTTGCCGGCCATTCGGTGATGGTCGATCCGAATTGGGCGGGCTGGCACGGACCGGTGAAGCGCCAGATCAAGCCGGGCCTGCGTATCGGCGATGTGCCGGAAGTGGATCTGGTGCTTGTGACCCACGCTCACTTCGACCACCTCCACAAGCCGAGCCTGAAGACCCTGCAGGCTCGCAATGGCATCGTGGTGCCACGCGGCAGCGGCTCATTGGTGAAGAGGCTCGGATTTCCGGCCGTCCACGAGGTGAAGGTATGGGACGAACTGTGCTTCGACACGCTGGAAATCATCCACACGCCCAGCCATCACTGGGGCGCGCGGTTCCTGCACGACACGCACCGCGACTACGGCGGCTACATCGTGCGGACCGGGGGGAAGAGCGTCTTCCACTGCGGTGACAGCGCGTATTTCGAAGGCTTCGCGGAAATTGGCCGTCGCCACCCCATCGACGTGGCCCTCATGCCCATCGGCGCCTACGATGCCCCTAGTGGTCGCGATGTTCACCTCAACCCGGAGGAGGCCGTTCGTGCCTTCGCCGATCTCGGGGCCAAGGTCATCATTCCGATGCACTACGGCACCTTTCCGCTCGGCAATGAACCGCTCAATGAGCCGGTGGAACGTCTGCTGGCCGAAGCCGATCGCTTGGGAATCAGCGACAAGGTCTTGATCCCCGAGGCAGGCGTGGGGATCGAGTGGTGA
- the pyrF gene encoding orotidine-5'-phosphate decarboxylase, translating to MFEAIPGLFSIVPAAGATQRPAMRYAERLQNRIAATGSRLCVGLDPRPGDGGAAEAKEFLRRVIGETWQHAAAFKPNMAYFEALGIAGVQVLEELLLEMPKEVPVILDAKRSDIGETQKYYAQGYFSRWNVDAVTLNPFLGYDSIEPFLDWEGKGIYLLAVTSNPGSADFQRQTLADGRSVFELVTALGDRAATEGRKTDVGYVVGLTNASGVFERVPDAPLLVPGLGAQGGDLAALANAGRNAPDTINVSRGILYAGDDQSFEARAKVWAEKIAVAYGL from the coding sequence ATGTTTGAGGCCATTCCGGGGCTTTTCAGCATTGTCCCCGCCGCCGGAGCCACCCAACGTCCGGCCATGCGCTACGCCGAACGCCTCCAGAACCGCATCGCCGCCACCGGATCCCGCCTTTGTGTCGGACTCGATCCCCGACCCGGTGATGGCGGAGCCGCGGAGGCGAAGGAATTTCTGCGCCGTGTGATCGGAGAAACCTGGCAGCACGCCGCCGCGTTCAAGCCGAACATGGCCTATTTCGAAGCCCTCGGCATCGCCGGGGTGCAGGTGCTGGAGGAACTGCTGCTGGAAATGCCCAAGGAGGTTCCTGTGATTCTGGATGCGAAACGCAGCGATATCGGCGAAACCCAGAAATACTACGCGCAAGGCTACTTCAGCCGCTGGAATGTCGATGCCGTCACGCTCAATCCCTTCCTCGGCTATGACTCCATCGAACCTTTCCTCGATTGGGAGGGCAAGGGGATCTACCTGCTGGCGGTGACATCGAACCCCGGTTCGGCGGATTTCCAGCGCCAGACGCTGGCGGACGGCCGCTCCGTGTTCGAGCTCGTTACCGCTCTCGGTGACCGGGCCGCCACCGAAGGCCGCAAGACCGATGTCGGCTACGTGGTCGGTCTTACGAATGCCTCCGGAGTCTTTGAAAGAGTGCCGGACGCACCGCTGCTGGTGCCCGGTCTCGGAGCGCAAGGCGGGGATCTGGCGGCGCTCGCGAACGCCGGCCGCAATGCTCCGGACACCATCAACGTTTCGCGTGGAATCCTGTATGCCGGTGACGATCAATCGTTTGAAGCAAGGGCCAAGGTGTGGGCGGAAAAAATCGCCGTCGCTTATGGTCTGTGA
- a CDS encoding DoxX family protein, with protein sequence MPPNRPLPILALILRVLLGAWFVYSGGEKVFGTGLAEFTRAVGNYRMVPVPWEAVIAYTLPWFEIVAGLCLVLGFLRKGALLLVAGMTTVFAIAVGHAWREGLNIACGCRGSDAPMSYGGKFAEFAAYFAVIAFVWWQECRTGRGKSPANV encoded by the coding sequence ATGCCGCCGAACCGTCCGTTGCCGATCCTCGCCCTGATTCTCCGTGTATTGCTCGGCGCCTGGTTCGTCTATTCCGGTGGGGAAAAGGTATTTGGCACCGGACTTGCGGAATTCACCCGGGCGGTGGGGAATTACCGGATGGTGCCGGTGCCGTGGGAGGCCGTGATTGCCTACACGCTGCCTTGGTTCGAGATCGTCGCCGGGCTGTGTCTGGTGCTCGGATTCCTGCGCAAGGGAGCCCTGCTACTGGTGGCTGGGATGACCACGGTGTTTGCCATCGCGGTCGGCCATGCGTGGCGCGAGGGGCTGAACATCGCCTGCGGTTGCCGGGGTTCCGATGCGCCGATGAGCTACGGTGGGAAGTTCGCGGAATTCGCCGCCTATTTCGCCGTCATCGCATTCGTATGGTGGCAGGAATGCCGGACTGGCAGGGGGAAATCCCCTGCAAATGTTTGA
- a CDS encoding HEAT repeat domain-containing protein, translated as MKSRVLTVFCLVLSLCAAQGKTSTRSKKAPAPAPKSKVAPAPKEQPAILGTTFEVNGWPLKAALVADKTEIMAGEPLFLTYQLQNAGRVPLTLRRTPEATCLGERPLSISVTVADANGQVIPLPDHPAPRTEKSVATEQSFLPRDKYSARLLLGEWATLETPGTYTVTATRTASLNEKDKEWIEGTLHSTSSDVVTTVSTKIRVAAVDPKQFAAKIDALGAKMLEGKDEEAMPAAQQLAAYQDDRAVPFLIRAAEGKEGWLQWNAIQALGRHPIESAVEALGRKLNLGGTDLGYGKPEDAERIAATIREDAAHALLMNRHPKAAELLAARRNDPSSDVRLVVVQSLARSKNDAATAVLLRGISTQDPDDAVRQAAIAALK; from the coding sequence ATGAAATCCCGCGTCCTCACGGTCTTCTGCCTCGTCCTCAGCCTCTGCGCCGCACAAGGCAAGACCTCCACCCGTTCGAAGAAGGCGCCCGCCCCGGCTCCGAAGTCCAAGGTCGCCCCGGCACCGAAGGAACAGCCCGCGATCCTCGGCACGACCTTTGAGGTGAACGGATGGCCGCTGAAAGCCGCGCTGGTGGCGGACAAGACCGAGATCATGGCGGGTGAGCCGTTGTTCCTCACCTATCAGCTACAGAACGCCGGTCGCGTGCCGCTCACGCTCCGCCGCACACCGGAGGCCACCTGCCTCGGCGAGCGACCGCTTTCGATCAGCGTGACCGTCGCTGATGCCAATGGCCAGGTCATTCCCCTTCCCGATCATCCCGCGCCGCGCACGGAAAAAAGCGTGGCCACCGAGCAATCGTTCCTGCCACGGGACAAATACAGCGCCCGTTTGTTGCTGGGTGAATGGGCGACCTTGGAAACGCCGGGCACTTACACCGTCACCGCAACCCGTACGGCCAGCCTCAACGAGAAGGACAAGGAATGGATCGAGGGCACCCTCCACTCCACGAGCTCCGATGTGGTGACGACCGTCTCCACGAAGATCCGGGTAGCGGCGGTGGATCCGAAACAATTCGCGGCAAAAATCGACGCTCTCGGTGCAAAGATGCTGGAGGGCAAGGATGAGGAGGCCATGCCCGCCGCCCAGCAGCTCGCGGCGTATCAGGATGACCGCGCGGTTCCATTCCTGATCCGTGCCGCGGAAGGCAAGGAAGGATGGCTTCAATGGAATGCGATCCAGGCATTGGGACGCCACCCCATCGAGTCCGCCGTTGAAGCATTGGGCAGGAAACTCAATCTGGGTGGCACGGATCTCGGCTACGGCAAGCCGGAGGACGCCGAGCGCATCGCCGCCACCATCCGTGAGGATGCCGCGCACGCGCTGCTGATGAACCGCCATCCCAAGGCTGCGGAATTGCTGGCGGCACGGCGCAACGATCCATCATCCGATGTCCGTCTGGTGGTGGTGCAATCGCTGGCCCGTTCGAAGAACGACGCCGCTACGGCCGTTTTGCTCCGTGGCATCTCCACCCAGGATCCGGATGATGCCGTGAGACAGGCGGCCATCGCCGCGCTGAAGTGA
- a CDS encoding M20 family metallopeptidase, translated as MPSDVVTLLQELVRIPSVNPDNTPGTDRTGEADVANFLADWLKGIGAHVSLDPVQPGRPNLIARFAPQDGRPRIFFGPHLDTVGVNGMVIDPFGGEIRDGRVWGRGSSDTKGPMAAMLWALYECRDQLADAPVAVDFVAFMAEESGQWGSKDFVKKHGGEYDFAFVGEPTSMQIVNVTKGSLWTTLRATGKAAHSSQPERGSNAVMTLARSLDVLDRNLPTKLATYTHPVLGHSTMNVGVIRGGSRPNVVPDLAEAEIDIRITPALANSGGALQLLTDSIASLNLPLEIVKPHENTPMDTDADHPMIQAMMAIDPKIGLAGAPWFSDAAHLSHGGIPSVCIGPGSIDQAHTIDEFINIAELEEGAAIFTRFVKSLL; from the coding sequence ATGCCTTCCGACGTCGTCACGCTGCTGCAGGAACTGGTCCGCATCCCGTCCGTGAATCCGGACAACACGCCGGGCACCGATCGCACGGGTGAAGCGGATGTCGCGAACTTTCTGGCGGATTGGTTGAAGGGCATCGGCGCCCATGTGTCGCTCGATCCCGTGCAGCCGGGACGCCCGAACCTTATCGCGCGTTTCGCCCCGCAGGATGGCCGCCCTCGCATTTTTTTCGGACCTCATCTCGATACGGTGGGTGTGAACGGCATGGTGATCGATCCCTTTGGCGGAGAGATCCGCGATGGCCGCGTGTGGGGTCGTGGTTCCTCGGATACAAAAGGACCGATGGCGGCGATGTTGTGGGCGTTGTACGAGTGCCGTGACCAACTCGCGGATGCTCCGGTGGCGGTCGATTTCGTGGCCTTCATGGCCGAGGAATCCGGCCAATGGGGATCGAAGGATTTCGTGAAGAAACACGGCGGCGAGTATGATTTCGCATTCGTGGGTGAACCGACCTCGATGCAGATCGTGAATGTCACCAAGGGTTCGCTGTGGACCACTCTGCGGGCCACAGGCAAGGCGGCGCACAGTTCGCAACCGGAGCGCGGCAGCAATGCGGTCATGACACTCGCGCGTTCACTGGATGTGTTGGATCGCAACCTGCCGACAAAGCTCGCGACCTACACGCATCCGGTGCTCGGACACAGCACCATGAACGTCGGTGTGATCCGCGGCGGGTCGCGGCCGAATGTGGTTCCTGATCTCGCGGAAGCGGAGATCGACATCCGCATCACCCCCGCGCTGGCAAACTCCGGCGGTGCGTTGCAATTACTGACCGATTCGATCGCCTCGCTCAACCTGCCATTGGAAATCGTGAAACCTCACGAAAACACGCCGATGGATACCGATGCGGATCATCCGATGATCCAGGCGATGATGGCCATCGACCCGAAGATCGGACTCGCCGGCGCACCTTGGTTTTCAGACGCGGCCCATCTTTCCCACGGCGGCATTCCCAGCGTGTGCATCGGTCCGGGCTCCATCGATCAGGCTCACACGATCGATGAGTTTATCAACATCGCTGAGCTTGAGGAAGGTGCGGCGATTTTCACACGCTTCGTGAAGAGCTTGCTCTGA